In Pseudomonas sp. R76, one genomic interval encodes:
- a CDS encoding CynX/NimT family MFS transporter: MPLNPSFLSKLAGWGLLVVLGLNLRPILSSISPLLGEIRQATGLSFQSSALLTSLPVVCMGLVALIGVRVEARLGERRGIALGLMMILLACLARWLMGQASALLVTALLGGAGVALIQALVPAMIKREFHQRVPVAMGVYSASLMAGGGLAALLSPLVATYFQQWQAGLGVWLLPALAALLLWAFLPLGAARSARVMPTFKGLRNRRAWLLALYFGLVNCGYMSLVAWLPAYYQQLGWGVLPSGSLLAFMTIFQVIAALLMPVLAQRGIDRRPLLGISLLAQTIGYLGLIIAPLDYPHLWVALCGFGLGACFALSLLLTLDHHRDPRQAGQLAAFVQGVGFLINAVSPWLTGWLRELTGNFVSAWVVLTVTAVAMLVVTRVFSPATYRTGSEVVAPSHA, translated from the coding sequence ATGCCGCTTAACCCGTCATTCCTGAGCAAACTCGCGGGCTGGGGCCTGCTGGTCGTGCTCGGCCTCAACCTACGTCCCATCCTCAGCTCCATCAGCCCGTTGCTCGGCGAGATTCGCCAGGCCACCGGGCTGAGCTTCCAGAGCAGCGCCCTGCTCACCAGCCTGCCCGTGGTGTGCATGGGCCTGGTGGCGCTGATCGGCGTGCGCGTGGAAGCACGCCTGGGCGAACGGCGCGGCATTGCGTTGGGCTTGATGATGATTCTGCTGGCGTGCCTGGCGCGCTGGCTGATGGGCCAGGCGTCGGCGCTGCTGGTCACAGCGTTGCTCGGCGGTGCCGGTGTGGCACTGATCCAGGCGCTGGTGCCGGCGATGATCAAGCGTGAGTTTCATCAACGCGTGCCGGTGGCGATGGGTGTGTATTCAGCCTCGTTGATGGCCGGTGGTGGCTTGGCCGCGCTGCTCAGCCCGCTGGTGGCCACGTATTTCCAGCAATGGCAGGCGGGGCTCGGCGTATGGCTGTTGCCGGCGCTGGCCGCGTTGCTGCTGTGGGCTTTTTTACCCCTCGGTGCGGCCCGAAGCGCCCGCGTGATGCCGACGTTCAAAGGCCTGCGCAATCGGCGCGCCTGGCTGTTGGCGCTGTATTTTGGCTTGGTGAATTGCGGCTACATGAGCCTGGTGGCGTGGCTGCCTGCGTACTACCAGCAACTGGGCTGGGGCGTGCTGCCGAGTGGTTCGCTACTGGCGTTCATGACCATCTTCCAGGTAATCGCCGCGCTGTTGATGCCGGTGCTGGCGCAACGCGGTATCGACCGACGCCCGCTGCTTGGCATCAGCCTGCTGGCGCAAACCATCGGCTACCTCGGCCTGATCATCGCGCCGCTGGACTATCCGCACCTGTGGGTAGCGTTGTGCGGCTTCGGCCTGGGCGCCTGTTTTGCCCTGAGCCTGTTGCTGACCCTCGACCACCACCGCGACCCACGCCAAGCCGGGCAACTGGCAGCCTTCGTGCAGGGCGTGGGCTTTTTGATCAACGCGGTTTCGCCATGGCTGACCGGCTGGCTGCGTGAACTCACCGGCAACTTTGTCAGCGCCTGGGTGGTGCTGACAGTGACAGCGGTGGCGATGCTGGTGGTGACGCGGGTGTTCAGCCCCGCCACCTATCGCACTGGGTCAGAAGTCGTAGCGCCCAGTCACGCCTAA
- a CDS encoding LysR family transcriptional regulator: MFDPVLLRSFVAVVDCGNFTRAAERLHVTQSTVSQQIRRLEEAVACQLLDREQRRVVATAEGERLLAYARRILALHEEAADVLINQQSDGVLRLGVPEDFAAERLMPLLSAFVAAFPRLRLEVTSGLGPQLQRQYRAGEFDVLLVKQMGDSDDCVASWPEPLCWVDSRSTPSLGREPLPLVAFPVGGLYRNEMLHHLEVGGWHWRIGYSSASLASVCSAVAAGLGISLLPRRVVQAGHVVLGEDSGLPRVQGVRLALYGRSGLGAAGQTLQRQLLDLCANSPA, from the coding sequence ATGTTCGACCCCGTGTTGTTACGCAGTTTTGTTGCCGTAGTGGACTGTGGCAATTTCACCCGCGCTGCCGAGCGCCTGCACGTGACTCAATCCACCGTGAGCCAGCAGATCCGCCGTCTGGAAGAGGCGGTAGCGTGCCAGTTGCTGGACCGCGAGCAGCGTCGCGTGGTGGCCACCGCCGAGGGCGAGCGCTTGCTGGCCTACGCTCGACGTATCCTCGCGCTGCATGAAGAGGCCGCCGACGTATTGATCAACCAGCAAAGCGACGGCGTACTGCGCCTGGGTGTGCCGGAGGACTTTGCCGCCGAACGCCTGATGCCATTGTTGTCGGCGTTCGTGGCGGCCTTTCCGCGCTTGCGCCTGGAAGTCACCAGCGGCCTTGGGCCGCAATTGCAGCGCCAGTACCGAGCGGGCGAATTCGATGTGCTGCTGGTCAAGCAAATGGGTGACAGCGACGACTGCGTGGCGTCGTGGCCGGAACCCTTGTGCTGGGTGGACAGCCGCAGTACGCCGTCATTGGGGCGCGAGCCGCTGCCCTTGGTGGCGTTTCCGGTGGGCGGGTTGTACCGCAATGAAATGCTGCACCACTTGGAAGTGGGCGGCTGGCATTGGCGCATCGGCTATTCCAGCGCCAGTCTGGCCAGTGTGTGTTCGGCAGTGGCGGCGGGGTTGGGCATCAGTTTGCTGCCGCGACGGGTGGTGCAGGCCGGGCATGTGGTACTCGGTGAAGACAGCGGTTTGCCCAGGGTGCAAGGCGTGCGGCTGGCGTTGTATGGGCGCAGCGGGTTGGGTGCAGCCGGGCAAACGTTGCAACGCCAATTACTTGATTTATGCGCCAACAGCCCAGCGTAA
- a CDS encoding energy transducer TonB — MGNVQTAASAPEAQWRQAPSGELVDLGRPHRAPLGQLRLQQTPKRFSSRREGLLLGLLVLALHAAVIYWVSQKPTPVLPIVPPEIPPMTIEFSQPAPPVVEPPPPVPPPPPPVVEPPPPVVDELAAKPAPPKPIPKPKPKPIPKPEPKPVPKPVEQPPAPPKPAPPAPPAPAAPPSPAPVTPASANAAYLKNPAPEYPSLAQRRGWEGTVLLRVHVLASGKPGEIQIQKSSGRQQLDDAALAAVKRWSFVPAKQGDVAQDGWVSVPIDFKIH, encoded by the coding sequence ATGGGCAATGTCCAGACCGCCGCCAGTGCACCCGAGGCGCAGTGGCGCCAGGCACCGAGTGGTGAGTTGGTCGACCTTGGCCGGCCGCACCGCGCGCCGTTGGGGCAGTTGCGTTTGCAGCAAACCCCGAAGCGCTTCTCGAGCCGCCGCGAAGGCCTTCTGCTGGGCTTGCTGGTGTTGGCGCTGCACGCTGCGGTGATCTATTGGGTGAGCCAGAAGCCGACGCCGGTGCTGCCGATTGTGCCGCCGGAAATCCCGCCGATGACCATCGAATTTTCCCAGCCGGCGCCGCCGGTGGTTGAGCCGCCACCGCCCGTACCGCCACCACCGCCGCCTGTGGTTGAGCCACCGCCGCCGGTGGTGGATGAGTTGGCCGCCAAGCCGGCGCCGCCGAAACCGATTCCAAAACCTAAGCCCAAGCCAATACCGAAGCCCGAGCCCAAGCCCGTACCGAAACCGGTCGAGCAGCCGCCCGCGCCACCTAAGCCCGCGCCACCTGCTCCGCCCGCGCCGGCCGCACCGCCGTCGCCTGCACCGGTTACACCCGCGTCGGCGAACGCCGCGTACCTGAAGAACCCGGCGCCGGAGTACCCGTCACTGGCCCAGCGCCGGGGTTGGGAAGGCACGGTGTTGCTCAGGGTGCATGTGTTGGCCAGCGGCAAACCGGGTGAGATCCAGATCCAGAAAAGCAGCGGGCGCCAGCAACTCGATGACGCCGCACTGGCCGCCGTGAAGCGTTGGAGCTTCGTGCCGGCCAAGCAGGGCGATGTGGCCCAGGACGGCTGGGTCAGCGTACCGATCGATTTCAAGATTCACTAA
- a CDS encoding MotA/TolQ/ExbB proton channel family protein → MMALASPLESIESAVIWLLVVFSVATWGFALLKGLQFGRLKAQDRKFHKQFWAASSLDSAAELAETQPGAAARVAQAGYAAIQVGDAPHAADLSQAINHQDRLERALRQQIVRERRSLETGLAVVASIGSTSPFIGLFGTVWGIMEALKGISAAGSASLETVAGPIGAALVATGVGIAVAVPAVLVYNYFLRRLKLTAADLDDFAHDFYSLAQKNSFRVLLHPALTKSAAGTPQKVKEAS, encoded by the coding sequence ATCATGGCATTAGCATCTCCACTTGAATCCATCGAAAGCGCGGTGATCTGGCTGCTGGTGGTCTTTTCGGTCGCGACCTGGGGCTTCGCCTTGCTCAAGGGCCTGCAGTTCGGTCGCCTCAAGGCCCAGGATCGCAAATTCCACAAACAGTTCTGGGCGGCGTCGAGTCTCGACTCGGCCGCCGAACTGGCCGAAACCCAACCCGGCGCTGCCGCCCGTGTGGCCCAGGCCGGTTATGCCGCAATCCAGGTCGGTGATGCGCCGCACGCAGCGGACTTGAGCCAGGCCATCAACCATCAGGACCGCCTTGAGCGCGCCCTGCGCCAGCAGATCGTGCGGGAACGACGCTCGCTGGAAACCGGCTTGGCCGTGGTCGCCAGTATCGGCAGCACCTCGCCGTTTATCGGCCTGTTCGGCACCGTGTGGGGGATCATGGAAGCGCTGAAGGGGATCAGCGCCGCCGGTTCCGCCAGCCTGGAAACCGTGGCCGGCCCGATTGGTGCGGCGCTGGTGGCCACGGGCGTCGGTATCGCTGTCGCGGTGCCGGCGGTGCTGGTCTACAACTACTTCCTGCGCCGCCTGAAGCTGACGGCTGCCGACCTGGATGACTTTGCCCACGACTTCTACAGCCTGGCGCAGAAGAATTCCTTCCGGGTGTTGCTGCACCCTGCGCTCACCAAAAGCGCGGCCGGCACCCCGCAAAAAGTGAAGGAGGCGTCCTGA